The nucleotide window AAATACTTTTTAAGTGGCCGTTTTTGATATCTTTTACCACTTCGGTAATATCAGAATAGGTTTGAAGGCCGGACCAGAACATCCTTTGAGGATGAGCCTCCAGACGGGAACTTATGGCAGCATTTACATAAGAATAATTCATATTTTCAGGATACTTTTTCTTCCTGAAACGTACTACTTCCATCATGTGATGGCGATCGCTCCAGATAGGCTCTGCACGGTTCATATGAAAAGCGATAGGGAAAAGTATAATGGCTTTTTTCGTCCTTTGAGCCAGTTCATAAGCCCACGGAAGATACTTGTCCCATTTCTTCTCATTCAGGCCATGAAAGAAAAAAATGCATCCATCAGCTTTTTCAATATCTGCGCTCTTCAGAATGTAATATTCAAACCGTTTGTTGCATTCAATCTCAAAATCTTTGATGTCTACTGTAGGATGATGATAAAGAAGATATCCTTTTTCATTGATTTCCAGAGACTGCTGATGTTTATTGCAATGCTGATGTTCCGAACCGTACAGAAGGTCAGAAACTTTAGACTCAAAAGGAACTGATTCAATGGTTACATTCAGCTCCTTTATTTCAATTGTGCTTTTTCCTGAATCAAAATGACTCTTCAATACTTCATACAATTCACAATATTCCATAACGGTGCCATTGAGGGGTTCATAATTTATGAACTATCAAGTTAAAGAATTATTGCAGCAATCTGTTGGTTTTGAATGATTAAATGTATTCCAGGCATAAGAGAATATAATGTAAGCCAACATGTAGCACCATTTTGTAGATCTGTATGTCTTAACTATCTGTAATCAATCCTGTTGGATTCTGTATCTTCAAGTTGTTTTACAATAGATTCCGGAATCTCATCACTGTCAATCGGAAAACTGATAGAGTCGGAAATAAAATTTTTTCTGTCTGCTTTTCTGAAAATTTCAAACAATGCAATCGGCTCCTGGTTGAAGCTTATACAAGTACTTATAAAGTGGATTTCGTGGAGTTTATAGTCCGGGTTCTTAAGTTTCTCTTTAATATCTTTTATCCTTGAAATAAAATGCCTCTGGCGGATAAAGGTATTGCTGTTCATGATGATGAAAACATAATCTGAGTAGGCGGTCACTTTTCCAAAATATTTATGGTGATCACCGCCGCTTCTCTCAATAAAATATTCTCCCGTAGTTTCCGACTTATAAATTTCCATCGCAGAACGCCATATACGGTCTTCTTTCGCCATCAAAGGATTATCAGGCAGATTTCGGTTATAAGAATACCAGCAGCCCACCAAACGGTCTAATAGTGCTATATTCAG belongs to Chryseobacterium gleum and includes:
- a CDS encoding DUF6051 family protein, with protein sequence MEYCELYEVLKSHFDSGKSTIEIKELNVTIESVPFESKVSDLLYGSEHQHCNKHQQSLEINEKGYLLYHHPTVDIKDFEIECNKRFEYYILKSADIEKADGCIFFFHGLNEKKWDKYLPWAYELAQRTKKAIILFPIAFHMNRAEPIWSDRHHMMEVVRFRKKKYPENMNYSYVNAAISSRLEAHPQRMFWSGLQTYSDITEVVKDIKNGHLKSISQDAKLDLFGYSIGSFLSMIIKMADPDHYFSESKVFCFCGGMTIDRMFPISKYIMDTQATVKMQSVFTELLSSDFKSDSRLKHYQTEALHPQESWFKKMLRYNYFQKEREERIQEIQTQIKAYVLEKDSVAPPMEALNTLQGGYRNINVDIEIKDFPYEYSHMVPFPLSYKHKKEVTDAFHHFIKSASDFYGS